From a single Drosophila gunungcola strain Sukarami chromosome 2L unlocalized genomic scaffold, Dgunungcola_SK_2 000008F, whole genome shotgun sequence genomic region:
- the LOC128253266 gene encoding uncharacterized protein LOC128253266, giving the protein MPFGRDDTHKDFKELKKIPKSSNKHLYIGIMGTVIPGILLGGYIGKKFAQFLEVFDLYTPDIVDDDE; this is encoded by the coding sequence ATGCCATTTGGTCGAGACGATACGCACAAAGATTTCAAGGAACTcaaaaaaattccaaagaGTAGTAACAAACACCTATATATTGGCATTATGGGCACTGTCATACCTGGCATTCTTTTAGGCGGCTATATAGGCAAGAAGTTTGCCCAATTTCTCGAAGTATTCGATCTATATACGCCCGATATCGTGGACGATGATGAATAG
- the LOC128253264 gene encoding dnaJ homolog subfamily C member 28: MWLAGNLLGGSIARTSGRLLHLKRREVYMECFRILGVHETADQNTVRHAYLDLVKRVHPDSGTEEASAERFQQVDEAFRVLQEKFAKGRRNIQEDEEEALEFDIRHTAPQHRQYLSNEGIGMGTPFQRQKQYQQVRAMKAQERVLEHRIDKAAAGEKTLMSKGGGGGHFRRHAIKTKYGIDRVVEDLIQEAMSKGDFNNLNGAGKPLSSTQSQNPYLDFTTHKLNKIMLDNGFTPEWISLGKDIRDAVAQLKHKLRQERIFYGEWPLERSEELSAWQSFTKQHQEDVQQLNKTIDKYNLIVPILENQFFRLHLEKMAESVFKDPELQRNVVRPEVKAKARSHVESEGSTSTSLFSLISKLL, encoded by the exons ATGTGGCTGGCAGGAAACCTGCTTGGAGGATCCATAGCCCGTACATCCGGTCGCTTGTTGCACCTCAAACGCAGGGAGGTGTACATG GAATGCTTTCGCATACTGGGCGTGCACGAGACGGCGGATCAGAACACGGTGCGCCACGCCTACTTGGATCTGGTGAAGCGGGTGCATCCGGACTCGGGAACCGAGGAGGCCAGTGCCGAGCGCTTCCAGCAGGTGGACGAGGCCTTCAGGGTGCTGCAGGAGAAGTTCGCCAAGGGCAGACGCAACATCcaggaggacgaggaggaggcccTGGAGTTCGACATCAGGCACACGGCGCCGCAGCACCGCCAGTATCTGTCCAACGAGGGCATCGGCATGGGCACTCCCTTCCAGCGCCAGAAGCAGTACCAGCAGGTGCGCGCCATGAAGGCCCAGGAGCGCGTCCTCGAGCACCGCATCGACAAGGCGGCGGCTGGGGAGAAAACCCTGATGTCCaagggcggcggcggcggccactTTCGCAGACACGCCATCAAGACCAAGTACGGCATCGACCGGGTGGTCGAGGATCTCATCCAGGAGGCCATGTCCAAGGGAGACTTCAACAACCTCAACGGGGCCGGCAAGCCGCTGTCCTCGACCCAATCGCAGAATCCCTACCTGGACTTCACCACCCACAAGCTGAACAAGATTATGCTGGACAATGGATTCACGCCGGAGTGGATCAGCCTGGGCAAGGACATTAGGGATGCGGTTGCCCAGCTGAAGCACAAGCTGCGTCAGGAGCGCATCTTCTACGGTGAGTGGCCTCTGGAGCGCTCCGAGGAGTTGTCCGCCTGGCAGAGCTTCACCAAGCAGCACCAGGAGGATGTCCAGCAGCTGAACAAAACGATCGACAAGTACAACCTGATAGTGCCCATCCTGGAGAACCAGTTCTTTCGACTGCACCTTGAGAAGATGGCCGAGTCCGTATTCAAGGATCCGGAGTTGCAGCGCAACGTAGTCAGACCCGAAGTAAAGGCCAAAGCCAGGAGCCATGTGGAGAGTGAGGGGAGTACGAGTACCAGTCTATTTTCCCTAATCAGCAAACTATTGTAA